From the genome of Gracilimonas sp., one region includes:
- the sugE gene encoding quaternary ammonium compound efflux SMR transporter SugE produces MSWIYLLVAGLFEIGWAIGLKYTEGFTKFWPSVFTGVSMIVSITLLGVALKNLPIGTAYTIWTGIGAIGTVILGIYLFDEPATAARFFFISLILIGIVGLKLIHE; encoded by the coding sequence ATGTCCTGGATTTATTTATTGGTTGCCGGTTTATTTGAAATAGGCTGGGCAATTGGACTTAAGTATACCGAAGGCTTTACCAAATTCTGGCCTTCTGTTTTTACCGGAGTCTCCATGATTGTAAGCATTACCTTATTGGGCGTTGCTTTGAAAAATTTACCCATTGGAACTGCTTACACCATATGGACCGGCATCGGAGCAATCGGAACTGTCATTCTCGGCATTTATTTATTTGATGAACCCGCCACTGCTGCCAGGTTTTTCTTTATCAGCCTGATTCTCATAGGTATTGTCGGATTGAAACTCATACATGAATAG
- a CDS encoding DUF1801 domain-containing protein — protein MDAKVRSKFEAYPEHIRSKMERLRGLIYEVAGSTEGVGEVEETLKWSEPAYLTKRPKSGTTVRIDWKEKSPDQIGMYVSCNTSLIETYRSMFGDELKFEGNRAILLPVDTELPEKELRICIQMALRYHLDK, from the coding sequence ATGGATGCAAAGGTTAGGAGTAAATTTGAGGCGTACCCGGAGCACATCAGGTCGAAGATGGAGCGGTTGCGGGGGCTGATTTATGAGGTGGCCGGTAGCACGGAGGGCGTGGGTGAAGTGGAGGAAACGCTGAAATGGAGTGAGCCGGCTTACCTTACCAAGCGACCCAAGAGCGGAACCACCGTGCGCATAGACTGGAAGGAGAAAAGCCCGGATCAGATTGGGATGTATGTAAGCTGTAATACCTCTTTAATTGAAACCTACCGAAGCATGTTTGGTGATGAGCTGAAGTTTGAGGGAAACCGCGCCATTCTTTTACCAGTCGATACCGAACTCCCTGAAAAAGAACTTCGAATTTGCATCCAAATGGCGCTGCGGTATCATTTGGATAAATAG
- a CDS encoding DUF4242 domain-containing protein, whose product MPKYVIKRDIPGIGSMTKEELQEVAIHSNKVLNELGPDIQWLHSYVRENGTHCVYIAKNEEIIHEHAERSGASVVEITEVKTMIDPTNEED is encoded by the coding sequence ATGCCAAAATATGTAATTAAGCGCGATATACCCGGAATAGGAAGCATGACAAAAGAAGAATTGCAAGAGGTAGCCATACATTCAAATAAGGTGTTGAATGAGCTCGGCCCGGATATACAATGGCTTCATAGCTATGTTAGAGAGAATGGAACACACTGCGTCTATATTGCCAAGAATGAAGAAATCATTCATGAACATGCAGAACGAAGCGGAGCATCGGTGGTTGAAATTACTGAGGTTAAAACCATGATCGATCCCACAAACGAAGAGGATTAG
- a CDS encoding helix-turn-helix transcriptional regulator, with translation MSDLQAYISERKKSDPDFAEGYEEGFRNFKIGVLLKQAREKAGLTQDEVAQQLNTKKTAVSRIENHAEDIRLSTLEKYAKAFGKKLRVELVD, from the coding sequence ATGAGTGATCTTCAAGCATATATCAGTGAAAGAAAAAAATCAGATCCCGATTTTGCCGAAGGATATGAAGAAGGATTCCGAAATTTTAAAATTGGTGTGCTTCTGAAACAAGCCCGGGAAAAAGCGGGGCTTACTCAGGATGAAGTAGCTCAGCAGTTAAATACCAAAAAGACCGCCGTATCCCGAATTGAAAATCATGCGGAGGATATTCGCCTGTCCACTCTTGAGAAGTATGCCAAAGCATTTGGAAAGAAACTTAGAGTCGAACTCGTAGATTGA
- a CDS encoding DPP IV N-terminal domain-containing protein, producing the protein MRFSTKSSASLFVILFSLILMTSGCKIYSEKVSEEDYQRAEKMLSGHTNDLVHGTIAGEEWLDDDRLIYRHSLADGTEFMVANPSAATVERAFDHDRLADILSGMMNKEVESLDLPFRSFDFTDNGEAITFSADGKEYRCELTGYDCEVTRDEVRNYWNESVSPDRKKSVFIRGHNLFMRNLETGRVTQLTYDGRENFGYATNNAGWVKRDGPVVLWSPDSKRISTFQQDARGVGEMYLASTKVGHPELEQWKYPLPGDSVIFRIHRVVINLEPTPKVVRLQKDPDPQRSTITDHIADWGGNFLDNEWSNDSNTLAFVSVSRDHQDVHLQTANPNTGRVQSVLKEETDTFFESGNDMINWHVLHESNEVIWYSQRDNWGHLYLYDLQTGKLKNQITSGDWNVNQVRHVDEDSRTIYFTGAVREEGDPYFEYFYKVNFDGTDLRLLSPEEAHHEIEVSESGNYFVDTRSTPSTPPTSVIRNMDGEVLVELASADISELQAHGWVPPVPFSVKARDGETDLYGLMYKPSNFSSSESYPVLNYLYPGPQTGSVGSRSFRAARSDKQALAELGFIVVEVDAMGTPGRSKEFHDFYYGNMGDNGLPDQITMIEQLGERHSWMDISRVGIFGHSGGGFASTRALFAYPGFYDVAVSGAGNHDNRNYADPWGEKWQGLLKATNIDGATDDQSTNYDNQANQLLTDSLEGKLLITHGTLDSNVPPYNTLLVVNALIEANKDFDMIMFPNRGHGYYSEDYMMRRRWDYFVEHLKGVDPPKEYEFGKIDQ; encoded by the coding sequence ATGCGATTCTCTACCAAAAGCTCTGCATCCCTTTTTGTGATCCTTTTCTCGTTAATTCTGATGACATCCGGCTGCAAGATTTACTCCGAAAAAGTTTCTGAAGAAGACTACCAAAGAGCCGAAAAAATGCTTTCGGGTCATACCAATGACTTGGTTCACGGAACCATTGCCGGTGAGGAATGGCTGGATGATGACCGCCTTATTTATCGGCATTCTTTGGCTGATGGAACCGAGTTCATGGTTGCAAATCCAAGTGCTGCAACCGTGGAAAGAGCTTTTGATCACGACCGTCTCGCCGATATTCTATCCGGCATGATGAACAAGGAGGTGGAATCACTTGACCTCCCTTTCAGGAGTTTTGACTTTACCGACAATGGCGAGGCCATCACCTTTTCTGCGGATGGCAAAGAGTATCGATGTGAACTCACAGGCTACGATTGCGAAGTCACCCGCGATGAAGTACGAAACTATTGGAATGAATCGGTTTCTCCCGATAGAAAGAAATCGGTGTTTATCAGGGGGCATAACCTCTTTATGCGGAATCTTGAAACCGGTCGGGTTACTCAGCTTACCTATGATGGCCGTGAGAACTTTGGCTACGCCACCAACAATGCCGGATGGGTGAAAAGAGACGGGCCCGTAGTGTTATGGTCACCCGACTCGAAACGGATTTCCACCTTCCAGCAGGATGCCCGTGGTGTTGGAGAAATGTATTTGGCCTCCACAAAAGTAGGTCATCCCGAGCTGGAACAATGGAAATATCCCCTTCCAGGCGACAGCGTCATCTTTCGCATTCACCGTGTGGTTATAAATCTGGAACCTACCCCAAAAGTAGTCAGGCTTCAGAAAGATCCTGACCCTCAACGATCTACCATCACGGATCATATTGCAGACTGGGGAGGAAACTTTCTGGACAATGAATGGAGCAACGACAGTAACACGCTGGCTTTTGTATCGGTGTCCCGTGATCACCAGGATGTACATTTACAAACGGCCAACCCTAATACCGGCCGGGTTCAATCAGTCCTAAAAGAAGAAACAGACACCTTCTTTGAATCCGGCAATGACATGATAAACTGGCACGTGCTGCATGAAAGCAATGAGGTGATTTGGTATTCGCAGCGGGATAACTGGGGCCATTTATACCTCTATGACCTTCAAACCGGAAAACTCAAAAACCAGATTACCTCCGGCGACTGGAATGTGAATCAGGTTCGTCACGTGGATGAAGACTCCCGAACTATCTATTTCACGGGTGCGGTACGTGAGGAAGGCGATCCGTATTTTGAATATTTCTATAAAGTGAATTTTGATGGAACCGATCTCCGTCTCTTATCTCCTGAAGAAGCACACCATGAAATCGAAGTCTCTGAATCCGGAAACTACTTTGTGGATACCCGGTCCACCCCAAGCACTCCTCCGACCTCTGTTATCCGAAACATGGATGGTGAGGTGCTGGTTGAACTTGCATCGGCTGACATTTCTGAACTTCAGGCGCATGGCTGGGTACCTCCTGTTCCCTTTTCCGTAAAAGCCCGGGATGGAGAAACCGATTTATACGGATTGATGTATAAGCCTTCCAATTTCAGCTCTTCGGAGTCCTATCCCGTGCTGAACTATCTTTATCCCGGACCACAAACCGGAAGTGTTGGCAGTCGCTCTTTCCGTGCCGCCCGTTCTGACAAGCAAGCCCTGGCAGAACTCGGCTTTATTGTGGTTGAAGTGGATGCCATGGGCACGCCGGGTCGCTCTAAAGAATTTCATGACTTTTATTATGGCAACATGGGTGATAATGGTCTGCCCGATCAAATCACCATGATTGAACAGCTTGGAGAGCGTCATTCCTGGATGGATATCAGCCGTGTGGGGATTTTCGGACATTCCGGAGGTGGGTTTGCCTCTACCCGTGCCCTTTTCGCTTATCCCGGTTTCTATGATGTCGCCGTTTCAGGCGCCGGTAACCATGACAACCGAAACTATGCCGATCCATGGGGAGAGAAATGGCAGGGACTGCTCAAAGCCACCAATATTGATGGAGCTACTGACGATCAGTCCACCAACTACGACAATCAGGCTAACCAATTACTGACGGACAGCCTGGAAGGTAAGCTGCTGATCACCCATGGTACGCTCGACAGCAACGTCCCTCCTTACAACACACTGCTGGTCGTAAACGCCCTGATTGAAGCTAACAAAGACTTTGATATGATCATGTTTCCGAACCGCGGACACGGCTATTACAGCGAGGATTATATGATGAGACGGCGATGGGATTATTTTGTGGAGCATCTGAAAGGTGTGGATCCGCCGAAGGAGTATGAGTTTGGGAAGATTGACCAGTAA
- a CDS encoding class I SAM-dependent methyltransferase has product MSKQNPNRSKKPWPTKDAMEQVYQKNLWGGENMDFYSGTGSHHPELVEPYVEAVASFLRSFEEPLVVCDLGCGDFNVGKELVKHTKKYVAVDIVADLIERNRKKFNADHLEFRCLDIAEDDWPPGDCVILRQVLQHLSNAEIQRIVSKLCNYEYIILTEHLPEGDFEPNKNIISGQGTRLKKRSGVNLLAPPFNLRVKKEEQWLVVPAKEWRGVVVTTLYRM; this is encoded by the coding sequence ATGAGTAAACAAAACCCAAATCGATCTAAAAAGCCCTGGCCCACCAAAGATGCCATGGAGCAGGTGTATCAAAAGAATCTGTGGGGTGGAGAGAATATGGATTTTTATTCCGGAACCGGTTCGCATCATCCGGAGTTGGTTGAACCTTACGTAGAGGCTGTGGCTTCTTTTTTGCGTTCTTTTGAAGAACCCCTGGTGGTTTGTGATCTGGGATGTGGCGACTTCAACGTAGGGAAGGAGCTGGTAAAGCATACAAAGAAGTATGTGGCGGTAGATATCGTAGCTGATCTCATTGAACGAAACAGAAAGAAGTTCAATGCCGACCATCTGGAATTCCGTTGCCTGGATATTGCCGAAGATGATTGGCCGCCTGGAGATTGTGTGATCCTGAGACAGGTTTTGCAGCATCTGTCGAATGCGGAGATTCAGCGTATTGTGAGTAAGCTGTGTAACTATGAGTATATCATTTTAACCGAGCACCTGCCCGAAGGCGATTTTGAACCCAATAAAAATATTATTTCAGGTCAGGGAACCCGGCTCAAAAAGAGGAGCGGGGTTAATTTACTGGCACCACCGTTTAACCTTCGGGTTAAGAAAGAAGAACAATGGTTGGTTGTTCCCGCAAAGGAATGGAGAGGAGTTGTGGTGACTACGCTTTACAGAATGTAG
- a CDS encoding helix-turn-helix domain-containing protein, whose translation MLDVAVIFLEGGTPSTAVTPVEILSSAGYLYETLQGKEGKRKFNVRTASLTGKSVQTLSTLKLDPDYSINEIDSPDLIVVSAGGGDLDTECRRNAKLPSLLQKAYENGTAIAGVCSGVVQLAEAKLLDGRPATTHWALVEECRNRYPKVNWQPERYITENDRVFCSGGVYSGVDLCLYLVEKYCGHQIAMQTARALLVRTPRVWQAGYTAETPQINHEDEKIRDLQEWLFKSYSEDIKVADLAERTNMSQRNFMRRFKAATGETPISYIQQLRINAARHLLENDLKRVREVSRKVGYEDVNFFRKLFKRYTGLTPTNYRDRFSVNTLNGITYSNKTQHH comes from the coding sequence ATGCTTGATGTCGCAGTTATTTTTTTGGAAGGCGGAACCCCTTCAACAGCCGTCACACCGGTAGAAATATTGAGTAGTGCAGGTTATCTGTATGAAACCTTACAGGGCAAAGAGGGAAAACGAAAATTTAATGTCAGAACAGCTTCACTGACGGGTAAAAGTGTTCAAACGTTATCGACCCTGAAGTTAGATCCCGATTATTCTATCAATGAAATAGATTCCCCGGACTTGATAGTTGTTTCCGCAGGGGGAGGTGACCTCGATACAGAATGCCGGAGAAATGCCAAACTCCCTTCCCTCCTTCAAAAAGCCTATGAGAATGGTACCGCTATAGCCGGTGTTTGCTCCGGCGTCGTTCAGCTTGCCGAAGCAAAGCTTTTAGATGGACGACCGGCTACAACACATTGGGCTTTGGTGGAAGAATGCAGAAATCGTTATCCAAAAGTGAATTGGCAACCTGAACGTTATATCACAGAAAATGACCGGGTTTTCTGCAGTGGCGGAGTTTACAGCGGAGTAGATTTATGTCTGTATTTAGTGGAGAAATATTGTGGCCATCAGATTGCAATGCAAACAGCAAGAGCCCTTTTAGTTAGGACCCCCCGTGTTTGGCAAGCTGGTTATACAGCAGAAACCCCTCAAATTAATCATGAGGATGAAAAAATTCGAGACCTGCAGGAATGGCTGTTCAAGAGTTACAGTGAAGATATCAAAGTAGCCGACCTGGCAGAACGAACCAATATGAGTCAGCGTAATTTCATGCGCCGTTTTAAAGCAGCAACCGGTGAAACTCCGATCAGCTATATACAGCAATTGCGTATTAATGCAGCCAGGCATTTGCTTGAAAATGACCTCAAAAGAGTCCGGGAGGTGAGCCGGAAAGTTGGTTATGAGGACGTGAACTTCTTTCGTAAACTATTCAAGCGTTATACAGGATTGACGCCTACAAACTACCGGGACCGCTTTTCCGTAAACACTCTTAATGGTATTACCTATAGTAACAAGACTCAACATCATTGA
- a CDS encoding arsinothricin resistance N-acetyltransferase ArsN1 family B: protein MIRPVQPKDIPEITNIYNYYIRETTVTFEEDEVKAEDIASRINKVESAGLPWLVAEVQKEIVGYAYATKWKERSAYRHSVEISVYVDHNKQGNGWGTKLYQALFTELQKKNIHLAIGGITLPNDASIALHEKFGMEKVAHFKEIGFKFGQWLDVGYWQKRL from the coding sequence ATGATCCGCCCCGTTCAACCCAAAGACATCCCTGAAATCACGAACATCTACAACTACTACATCAGGGAAACGACCGTCACTTTTGAAGAAGATGAAGTCAAAGCAGAGGATATTGCTTCCAGGATTAACAAAGTAGAATCAGCCGGACTCCCCTGGCTGGTGGCTGAAGTTCAAAAAGAGATTGTGGGTTATGCTTATGCCACCAAATGGAAAGAGCGCTCAGCATACCGGCATTCGGTGGAAATATCTGTTTATGTTGATCACAATAAACAGGGAAACGGCTGGGGAACCAAACTCTATCAGGCATTATTCACTGAACTTCAAAAGAAGAACATTCATCTTGCCATTGGCGGCATCACCTTACCGAATGATGCCAGCATCGCCCTCCACGAAAAGTTTGGGATGGAGAAAGTGGCTCATTTCAAAGAAATAGGCTTCAAATTCGGGCAATGGCTGGATGTGGGGTATTGGCAGAAAAGGTTGTAA
- a CDS encoding TfoX/Sxy family protein, giving the protein MAFDEGLAERVRNLLHDQNNVVEKKMFGGLCFMVSGHMLVGVLKNELMARVGPVQYDEYLTKPHARKMDFTGRAMTGMIYVSPEGLQKDPDLKFWIDTCLSFTSTLTPKS; this is encoded by the coding sequence ATGGCTTTTGATGAGGGTTTGGCAGAACGGGTGCGGAACTTGCTGCATGATCAAAACAATGTTGTAGAGAAGAAAATGTTTGGAGGGCTCTGCTTCATGGTTTCAGGTCATATGCTGGTTGGCGTTTTGAAGAATGAACTGATGGCAAGAGTTGGCCCCGTTCAATATGATGAATACCTGACGAAACCACATGCCCGGAAAATGGATTTTACCGGACGTGCCATGACGGGTATGATTTATGTTTCACCTGAAGGTCTGCAAAAAGACCCCGATTTAAAGTTTTGGATAGATACCTGTCTGTCGTTTACCTCTACACTCACTCCAAAATCATAG
- a CDS encoding two-component regulator propeller domain-containing protein, whose protein sequence is MKIWITIFFLIGFHCTGFAQSNDWINYTNGNEIRDIVETENSYWIGTNGGLVEINKSDDETIFYNVSNSDLPGNTIWALTYNENGDLWVGTERGLVLINNGEWQVFDTSNSGLPHNHVREIAIETNGDKWIATRNGLAHYNDSEWIIYNSENSALPGNDIAEIAINQSNEKWIGASGLVMFDDVQWQVYNSENSELPNNLILSIDFDSEQQVWVGTGSGLAKYNGESWEIFKTDNSGLPHNTVRKILIKDNIKWFGTWGGGVAKFEENGWQVFDPSNSGLSGDLIYSLLIDSNGDLWSGTIRNGLNRFDGSNWISPVTSNSGLPSNEIRNMVIDQSGDKWISTGAVGIVNGLIHFDNSTWHQYTTTNSGLADDYVQAIATDQQDDLWIGTENGLNHFDGENWQTYNSDNSGFLYNFVSSIAVDDKDTKWIATHGSIARLKDGEWTYYNEENTNISMGDINIIATGVDDIIWAGTTYGLAHFDGLDWHEGNYGESATQGLISSITSDSIGNIWVGLTQGMPGHGFGGDGLGFYNGTDWQIYRSSNSELPNDWINTTTIDVNNSLWVGTGNGLVRITEDNQWQVFNHSNSGLPDNNIKSIAIDDNGDVWVGTDGGIAVYKNGITVSVADQKAIEIPGSVVLHQNYPNPFNPSTNIQFTLPQSSHVKLEVFNSTGQLVSTLLDQTKTGGKHSVQFDASNLSSGLYIYRLTTSGKQLTRKFIFVK, encoded by the coding sequence ATGAAAATATGGATCACAATTTTTTTTCTAATAGGCTTCCACTGTACCGGGTTTGCACAAAGCAATGATTGGATAAATTATACCAATGGTAACGAAATAAGAGATATAGTCGAGACTGAAAATAGTTATTGGATTGGTACGAATGGTGGGTTGGTCGAAATCAATAAATCAGATGATGAAACAATTTTCTACAATGTCTCAAATTCTGATCTGCCCGGTAACACAATATGGGCTTTAACATACAATGAAAATGGTGATTTATGGGTTGGCACTGAACGGGGATTGGTGTTAATCAATAATGGAGAATGGCAGGTGTTTGATACATCAAATTCAGGGCTGCCGCATAACCACGTTAGAGAAATTGCGATTGAAACGAATGGGGATAAATGGATAGCTACAAGGAATGGTTTGGCTCATTACAATGATTCAGAGTGGATTATTTATAATAGTGAGAATTCAGCTTTACCTGGAAATGATATCGCTGAAATAGCTATTAATCAAAGCAATGAAAAATGGATAGGTGCCAGTGGACTGGTTATGTTTGATGATGTACAGTGGCAGGTCTACAATTCAGAGAACAGTGAATTGCCAAATAATTTAATTTTATCGATTGATTTCGATAGTGAACAACAAGTGTGGGTTGGCACGGGCAGTGGCTTAGCCAAATATAATGGGGAAAGCTGGGAGATCTTTAAAACAGATAATTCAGGACTACCCCATAATACCGTAAGAAAAATTCTTATAAAAGATAACATAAAATGGTTTGGCACTTGGGGTGGCGGAGTAGCCAAATTTGAAGAAAATGGGTGGCAGGTTTTTGATCCTTCAAATTCCGGGTTGTCTGGAGATCTTATCTATTCACTATTAATAGACAGTAATGGAGATCTATGGTCCGGAACAATTCGCAATGGGCTAAACCGATTTGATGGATCAAATTGGATATCTCCGGTAACCTCTAACTCCGGTCTGCCTTCTAATGAAATAAGAAATATGGTAATAGATCAAAGTGGAGATAAATGGATTAGCACAGGCGCGGTTGGTATTGTAAATGGGTTGATACATTTCGATAATTCTACCTGGCACCAATATACAACCACAAATTCCGGTTTGGCCGACGATTATGTACAAGCGATAGCTACAGATCAGCAAGATGATCTGTGGATTGGTACAGAAAACGGTCTGAATCATTTTGATGGAGAAAACTGGCAGACATACAATTCTGACAACTCCGGTTTCCTTTATAATTTTGTCTCCTCAATTGCGGTTGATGACAAGGATACGAAATGGATAGCAACACACGGTAGTATAGCACGACTGAAGGATGGAGAGTGGACATATTATAATGAAGAGAATACAAACATTTCGATGGGTGATATAAATATTATAGCAACAGGTGTAGATGATATAATCTGGGCAGGTACCACTTATGGACTGGCTCATTTTGATGGGTTAGATTGGCATGAAGGGAATTACGGGGAATCAGCCACGCAAGGTCTTATCAGCTCTATCACATCGGATAGTATTGGTAATATTTGGGTAGGCCTTACTCAGGGCATGCCTGGCCACGGATTTGGTGGGGATGGGTTAGGTTTTTATAATGGTACCGATTGGCAGATTTACAGGTCTTCAAATTCGGAATTACCCAATGACTGGATAAATACAACCACCATTGATGTTAACAATAGCTTATGGGTTGGCACCGGAAATGGGTTGGTTCGGATAACGGAGGACAATCAATGGCAGGTTTTCAATCATTCCAATTCTGGCTTACCGGACAACAATATTAAATCAATTGCAATTGATGATAACGGGGATGTTTGGGTGGGTACTGACGGAGGTATTGCTGTTTATAAAAATGGTATCACCGTATCTGTAGCTGATCAGAAAGCAATTGAAATTCCTGGCTCAGTAGTTCTCCATCAAAACTATCCCAATCCATTCAATCCCTCTACAAATATACAGTTTACACTTCCGCAAAGCAGTCACGTGAAATTAGAAGTTTTCAATTCTACCGGACAATTGGTTTCTACGCTGCTCGATCAGACAAAGACAGGCGGTAAACACTCAGTACAATTTGATGCGAGCAATTTATCAAGTGGATTATACATTTATAGATTAACTACGTCAGGTAAACAATTGACTCGAAAATTTATCTTTGTAAAATAA
- a CDS encoding type II toxin-antitoxin system RelE/ParE family toxin, with protein sequence MKEIKFYKTQYGKVPVKEFLDSLPSKHAQKVTWVLELVEKLDQVPVQYFKKLKSTDDIWEVRARIGSHSFRLLGFIDDDAFVILTNGFSKKSQKTPKQEIEVAEQRKADYLSRKGGT encoded by the coding sequence GTGAAAGAAATCAAATTTTATAAAACTCAGTATGGCAAAGTTCCGGTTAAAGAGTTTTTGGATTCATTGCCATCCAAACACGCTCAAAAGGTTACTTGGGTTCTTGAGTTAGTAGAAAAATTAGACCAGGTTCCCGTTCAATATTTTAAAAAGCTCAAAAGTACCGATGATATTTGGGAAGTTCGGGCACGAATTGGATCACATAGTTTTCGTTTGCTTGGTTTTATAGATGATGATGCGTTTGTCATACTAACGAATGGATTTTCTAAAAAATCACAAAAAACACCTAAACAGGAAATCGAGGTAGCTGAACAGCGAAAAGCCGATTATCTATCTCGTAAAGGAGGAACATAA